In one window of Lacticaseibacillus casei DSM 20011 = JCM 1134 = ATCC 393 DNA:
- a CDS encoding CsbD family protein codes for MADFDAAKDKVSGKVKETAGKVTGDESTEAKGKTEQMVGEAKEKLSDAKDKIAEKFNDVVDKAKGKKED; via the coding sequence ATGGCAGATTTTGATGCAGCAAAAGACAAAGTTAGCGGTAAAGTAAAGGAAACTGCTGGCAAGGTGACTGGTGACGAATCAACCGAGGCTAAGGGCAAGACCGAACAAATGGTAGGCGAAGCGAAAGAAAAGCTTAGCGATGCCAAGGACAAGATTGCCGAAAAGTTCAATGACGTGGTTGATAAGGCTAAAGGGAAAAAAGAAGATTAA